The proteins below come from a single Oscillatoria sp. FACHB-1407 genomic window:
- a CDS encoding PAS domain-containing sensor histidine kinase — MLNRDSPQNSPSSHRPKRKISAPVKITGIYLVVGFLWIFCSDRWLTFFLEQSHDGFIQLQTLKGWVYVLLTAIMLYWLVKRETKANQRFTNRLQTMLAELKQTEAALKFREEQLRLAFDFAQIGSWDWDVQTNQVVWNKNHFTLLGLDPEKHEATYQTWRDRVHPDDMAHVEVTLNEALTTQKNYVTEYRVIHPDNTIHWLIGKGHGIYTSSGEATRMIGVILDITDRKQSEATIQASERRFRGLVENASDIIAILDQMGNFCYASPSSESVLGYTNADVVGKNALDFVHPEDADIIVQTIQDALLQPGVSLPMVKYRVRHQNGRWRHFEAVTRNLLNDQAIAGIVVNCRDITDRELAEQALKASETRYCRIVEAQTDFVLRSTADTTITFANTTLCRALGQPLEQVVGMQWSRFVAPGDLDLIHQKIANLSPKSPTFENVNPDYRFDGQIGWTQWVNLGIFDEQGYLLEIQSVGRDITAQKQLELALRHQAERVELTSTIAQRIRQTLNLKEILNTTVSEIKQWLQCDRVVVYQFAPDMSGLIVAEAVTPKWRTSLGAQIRDTCFYDGAGDAYRYGRTRAINNIYTAGLTSCHLQLLEQFDVKANLVVPIVLMSEETQNTLWGLLVAHQCSTFREWHPEQLNLLDQIAVQLAIAIQQAQAFEQAQTELTERQQVETYLRSALAEKEVLLKEIHHRVKNNLQIVSGLLQLQAQGLTDPNIINALQESQSRIESMSLIHKKLYTSVDLGQIDVADYIHSLAVSLLTTYQISPGAVALNVNVESVVLSLDQAIPCGLIINELVSNALKHAFPKDYSGEINIKLCQVGECLSLTVQDNGVGLPEPINWRETQSLGLSLVHALATEQLDGELVVDHNGGMTFTVQFPNLYCDSRG; from the coding sequence ATGTTAAACCGTGATTCCCCTCAAAATTCGCCTTCGTCTCATCGCCCCAAGCGCAAAATTTCTGCGCCTGTCAAGATCACTGGAATTTACCTTGTAGTGGGCTTTTTATGGATTTTCTGCTCTGACCGCTGGTTAACCTTTTTCCTGGAGCAATCGCACGATGGATTCATCCAACTGCAAACGCTGAAAGGATGGGTTTACGTGCTTTTAACGGCGATTATGCTTTATTGGTTGGTCAAGCGGGAGACTAAAGCAAACCAACGCTTTACAAACCGTCTCCAAACAATGCTGGCAGAGCTAAAGCAGACAGAAGCTGCCTTAAAGTTTAGGGAAGAGCAACTTCGATTAGCGTTTGACTTTGCCCAGATCGGCAGTTGGGACTGGGATGTGCAGACCAATCAGGTGGTCTGGAACAAAAATCACTTCACCCTGTTGGGATTAGATCCAGAGAAACATGAAGCCACCTATCAAACCTGGCGCGATCGCGTTCATCCCGATGATATGGCTCACGTTGAGGTCACGCTGAACGAAGCCCTCACAACCCAGAAAAACTACGTCACTGAATACCGGGTCATCCACCCTGACAACACAATTCACTGGCTAATCGGCAAAGGGCATGGTATCTACACCTCCTCCGGGGAAGCGACGCGCATGATTGGCGTTATCCTGGACATCACCGATCGCAAGCAGTCAGAAGCCACGATTCAGGCAAGCGAGAGACGTTTTCGGGGGCTAGTCGAAAATGCCTCTGACATCATCGCCATTCTGGATCAGATGGGCAACTTTTGCTACGCCAGCCCATCATCAGAGAGCGTTTTGGGGTATACCAACGCCGATGTTGTGGGCAAAAATGCTCTGGACTTCGTTCATCCAGAGGATGCCGACATCATTGTTCAAACCATTCAAGACGCCCTATTACAACCTGGGGTTAGTTTACCAATGGTGAAATACCGGGTCCGCCATCAAAACGGCCGTTGGCGACACTTTGAGGCGGTCACACGCAACCTGTTGAACGATCAGGCGATCGCCGGAATTGTGGTCAACTGCCGCGACATCACCGATCGCGAGTTAGCCGAGCAAGCCCTGAAAGCGAGTGAAACACGCTATTGTCGCATTGTCGAGGCTCAAACAGATTTTGTCCTGCGCTCCACAGCCGACACCACCATCACCTTTGCCAATACAACCCTTTGTCGCGCCTTAGGGCAACCTCTAGAGCAGGTCGTAGGAATGCAGTGGAGCCGCTTTGTAGCACCTGGTGATCTGGATCTGATTCATCAAAAAATTGCAAACCTGAGCCCCAAAAGTCCCACCTTTGAAAACGTCAATCCTGATTACCGCTTTGATGGTCAAATAGGTTGGACGCAATGGGTCAACTTAGGCATTTTTGATGAGCAGGGTTATCTTCTGGAGATTCAATCAGTGGGGCGAGACATCACAGCCCAAAAGCAGTTAGAGCTAGCACTGCGACACCAGGCAGAACGGGTCGAACTGACCAGCACGATCGCCCAGCGGATTCGGCAAACCCTTAACCTCAAAGAGATTCTCAACACCACCGTATCTGAGATCAAACAGTGGCTCCAGTGCGATCGCGTTGTCGTTTATCAATTTGCTCCAGACATGAGCGGCCTAATCGTAGCCGAGGCAGTCACACCTAAATGGCGGACTTCGCTGGGAGCTCAGATCAGAGACACTTGCTTTTACGATGGGGCAGGAGATGCCTATCGGTACGGACGAACTCGTGCAATCAACAACATCTACACGGCAGGGTTAACCAGTTGCCACCTCCAGCTTTTAGAGCAGTTTGATGTCAAAGCAAATTTAGTCGTACCCATTGTGCTGATGAGTGAAGAAACTCAGAACACACTCTGGGGCTTGCTGGTGGCTCATCAGTGCTCTACTTTTCGAGAATGGCACCCCGAACAACTGAATTTACTAGACCAAATTGCCGTGCAACTGGCGATCGCCATCCAACAGGCGCAAGCCTTTGAGCAAGCCCAAACAGAATTAACCGAGCGACAACAGGTAGAAACATACCTGCGATCGGCATTAGCAGAAAAAGAAGTTTTATTAAAAGAGATTCATCACCGCGTTAAGAACAATCTACAAATCGTATCTGGCTTACTACAACTCCAGGCACAGGGTTTAACCGATCCGAATATTATCAACGCCCTACAAGAAAGCCAGAGCCGTATTGAATCGATGTCACTGATTCACAAAAAGCTTTATACGTCCGTTGATCTGGGGCAAATTGATGTAGCAGATTACATTCATAGTCTGGCAGTTAGCCTTCTAACCACATATCAGATCTCTCCGGGTGCCGTTGCCCTTAATGTGAATGTAGAATCTGTCGTTCTTAGCCTCGATCAGGCGATTCCCTGTGGACTGATCATCAACGAATTAGTCTCTAATGCTCTGAAACACGCCTTTCCAAAAGATTATTCTGGAGAGATTAATATTAAGTTGTGTCAGGTTGGTGAATGCTTGAGTTTAACCGTTCAGGATAATGGAGTCGGTTTACCAGAGCCTATTAATTGGCGGGAAACTCAATCCCTGGGGCTGTCGTTAGTCCATGCCCTGGCAACTGAGCAATTAGATGGTGAGCTTGTCGTTGATCACAACGGAGGAATGACATTCACCGTACAATTTCCCAATCTGTACTGTGACAGCAGAGGTTGA
- the kefF gene encoding glutathione-regulated potassium-efflux system oxidoreductase KefF — MSDLNRVLILFAHPALEKSRINRRLIRAVSKLESITIHDLYEHYPNFHINVKAEQDLLLAHDIIIFQHPFYWYSSPAILKEWQDLVLQYGFAYGHNGTALRGKKVLSAITTGGSQDAYRREGHNYFSIRELLAPFEQTARLCGMDYLPPFVIHGTHKLNDEAYIEQHIKDYRRLIIALRDRTITWEQLIHFKYFNEALDQVIQTQDVTHHV; from the coding sequence ATGAGTGACCTGAACCGTGTTCTAATCCTGTTTGCTCATCCCGCTTTAGAAAAGTCACGCATTAATCGACGACTCATTCGGGCGGTTTCAAAATTAGAGTCAATTACCATTCATGACCTCTACGAGCACTACCCAAACTTCCACATCAATGTGAAAGCAGAACAAGATTTGTTGTTGGCTCACGACATTATTATTTTTCAGCATCCCTTTTATTGGTACAGCAGCCCTGCGATTCTCAAGGAGTGGCAAGATCTAGTGCTGCAATATGGGTTTGCCTATGGTCATAATGGGACGGCATTGCGCGGCAAAAAAGTGCTCTCTGCCATCACCACTGGGGGCAGCCAGGACGCTTACCGACGAGAAGGACACAACTACTTCTCAATTCGAGAGTTGCTCGCTCCATTTGAGCAGACAGCACGACTCTGCGGTATGGATTATTTGCCGCCGTTTGTGATTCATGGGACACACAAACTCAACGATGAAGCTTACATTGAGCAACACATTAAAGACTACAGGCGACTGATTATCGCTTTGCGCGATCGCACCATCACCTGGGAGCAACTTATCCACTTCAAATACTTTAACGAAGCTCTTGATCAGGTCATCCAAACGCAAGATGTGACACACCATGTATAA
- a CDS encoding NADPH-dependent oxidoreductase: MSQFPQFLRDRYGTDISHPHIRENDVVTCLLAHRSIRAYRPDPLPEGTLETLIAAAQSASSSSNLQTWSVVAVEDPDRKATLSTLAGNQPYIRQCPLFLAWLVDLARLTQIAEQRGLPHAGLDYLEMFLMAAIDAALASQNAAIAAESLGLGIVYIGGLRNRPEEVASVLQLPPHVFGVFGMCVGYPDEAQSVAIKPRLPQSAVLHRETYQAAQNEAIAHYNTIMRDFYAAQQMNVAGDWAEHSVKRVAGAESLSGRDRLCEILNRLGFPLL; the protein is encoded by the coding sequence ATGAGCCAATTCCCTCAATTTCTGCGCGATCGCTATGGCACCGATATTTCCCATCCTCATATTCGTGAAAACGATGTCGTGACTTGCCTGTTAGCCCATCGTTCGATTCGTGCCTATCGTCCTGACCCACTCCCAGAGGGAACCCTGGAAACCCTGATTGCAGCGGCGCAATCGGCATCAAGTTCTTCCAATTTGCAGACATGGAGCGTCGTTGCTGTAGAAGATCCAGACCGCAAAGCAACCCTATCAACCCTGGCAGGCAATCAACCTTACATTCGCCAGTGCCCGCTATTTCTAGCATGGCTGGTCGATCTGGCACGGTTGACCCAGATTGCGGAACAACGGGGCTTGCCTCATGCGGGGTTGGATTATCTGGAAATGTTTTTGATGGCAGCCATTGATGCTGCTTTAGCCTCGCAAAACGCGGCGATCGCCGCTGAGTCCCTGGGGTTAGGCATTGTCTACATTGGAGGGCTACGAAACCGTCCAGAAGAAGTGGCATCTGTGCTGCAACTACCGCCCCATGTTTTCGGGGTGTTTGGGATGTGCGTAGGCTATCCTGACGAGGCTCAGTCGGTTGCAATCAAACCTCGTTTGCCCCAATCTGCTGTTCTGCATCGAGAGACGTATCAGGCAGCGCAGAACGAGGCGATCGCCCACTACAACACCATCATGCGAGACTTTTACGCAGCACAACAGATGAATGTAGCGGGAGATTGGGCAGAACATTCGGTTAAACGGGTGGCGGGAGCCGAAAGCCTGTCGGGACGCGATCGCCTGTGCGAGATTCTCAATCGGTTAGGGTTTCCGCTGCTTTGA
- a CDS encoding hybrid sensor histidine kinase/response regulator, which yields MAPKILIVEDEVIVAKIIANQLKQLGYTVTDTVSSGAVAIAKAIETSPDLILMDIVLKGDIDGITTATRIREQIDIPIIYLTAYADDQTLQRAKMSQPFGYIIKPFTANDLRVAIEIGLFKHHINQELQENRDQLATLLQSMSDAVIATDAQGCVTFMNPAAETLTEWQQEEALGREVSEILQLVNEVTDIPAENPVSKVLQNHQVVYLDDFTSLIARGGRRIPVGDSASPLRRHSGEVSGVVVVFWDMSDRRQSELLTQALQKEQELNRLKSQFVSTVSHEFRNPLAVIRTAAELLEQSSDMPIERRNSYVQRIKSSVRSMNQLMEDVLIIGQAEANRLSYNPAPLDLGQFCRSLVEEFSIVERSSHTLVFDSQGDTRAAQMDEKLLRYILTNLLSNAIKYSPAGTTIHLSLTVNPVEQTALFQIHDQGIGVPEADQSRLFNSFFRASNAHSIQGTGLGLAIVKRCVEAHQGHISLTSQEGVGTTVCVTLPLMARQ from the coding sequence GTGGCTCCCAAAATCCTGATCGTTGAAGATGAAGTGATTGTGGCAAAGATCATTGCCAATCAACTGAAACAATTAGGATATACCGTTACAGATACTGTTTCATCCGGAGCAGTGGCGATCGCCAAAGCGATTGAAACCTCTCCCGATCTGATCTTGATGGACATTGTTCTCAAAGGGGACATCGACGGCATCACAACAGCAACACGCATCCGCGAGCAGATCGACATTCCCATCATTTATTTAACGGCTTACGCCGACGACCAAACCCTACAACGGGCAAAAATGTCTCAACCTTTTGGCTACATCATCAAGCCATTTACCGCCAATGATTTGCGCGTTGCGATTGAGATTGGTCTGTTTAAACATCACATCAACCAGGAGTTGCAAGAAAATCGCGACCAACTGGCAACCCTGCTGCAATCGATGAGTGATGCTGTGATCGCGACTGACGCTCAAGGATGCGTCACCTTTATGAATCCTGCGGCTGAAACGTTAACCGAATGGCAACAAGAAGAAGCCCTGGGCAGAGAAGTCAGCGAGATCCTGCAATTGGTGAATGAGGTCACGGACATTCCCGCTGAAAACCCTGTCTCAAAAGTTCTGCAAAATCATCAAGTTGTCTATCTCGACGACTTTACATCTTTGATTGCCAGAGGTGGCAGACGAATTCCTGTTGGTGACAGTGCCTCGCCTCTGCGACGACATTCGGGTGAGGTATCGGGGGTTGTTGTGGTGTTTTGGGATATGAGCGATCGCCGCCAGAGCGAGTTGCTAACCCAGGCACTACAAAAAGAACAGGAACTCAATCGACTAAAATCTCAGTTTGTCTCTACCGTTTCCCACGAGTTTCGCAATCCCCTCGCTGTAATTCGCACCGCAGCCGAACTGTTGGAACAAAGCAGCGACATGCCTATAGAAAGACGAAATTCCTACGTACAGCGAATTAAGTCATCGGTTCGCTCGATGAATCAATTGATGGAAGACGTTCTGATCATAGGGCAAGCCGAAGCAAATCGCCTATCCTATAACCCGGCTCCACTGGATTTGGGGCAGTTTTGCCGCAGCTTGGTTGAGGAATTTAGCATCGTTGAGCGCAGTTCGCACACACTTGTGTTTGATAGCCAGGGGGACACCAGGGCCGCTCAAATGGATGAAAAATTGCTGCGCTACATTCTGACCAATCTCCTGTCCAACGCTATCAAATACTCTCCCGCAGGAACTACGATTCATCTGAGTCTGACCGTGAATCCCGTTGAGCAAACCGCTCTCTTTCAAATTCACGATCAGGGGATTGGAGTGCCCGAAGCCGATCAATCTCGTTTGTTTAATTCATTCTTTCGTGCATCGAATGCCCATTCGATTCAAGGCACAGGGTTAGGGTTGGCGATCGTCAAACGCTGCGTCGAAGCTCATCAAGGGCACATTTCACTGACCAGCCAGGAAGGAGTAGGAACGACAGTCTGTGTGACATTGCCGCTGATGGCGAGGCAGTAG
- a CDS encoding SGNH/GDSL hydrolase family protein yields the protein MTALITLTPQHHSVDEIYVFGDSLSDVGNVFQTSNRLYPPSPPYFQGRYSNGLVWVEYLAQQLNLPTHKITNSAWGGATIVSSGSPLPVPTVVSQVQRFTATQSQLNPSALYIIWAGANDYLQDLTKPEQAIANLSNVLQSLTSKGAKHILVANLPDLGNLPATRNTTKAAALTNSARTHNSSLRRLLKVLGQQSNAELQLIELDVYALYQEAIANPARFGFKNVTQNCLVDFATCSQPDQFLFWDGIHPTTATHRILADSAFAQLSQANLVGAIAQLTTQPLKAAETLTD from the coding sequence ATGACTGCACTCATCACCCTCACTCCTCAACATCATTCCGTTGATGAAATTTATGTCTTTGGAGATAGTCTTTCTGATGTTGGAAATGTCTTTCAAACCTCCAATCGACTCTATCCTCCCAGTCCACCTTATTTTCAAGGACGTTACTCCAATGGATTGGTATGGGTTGAATATCTGGCTCAACAATTAAACTTGCCCACCCATAAAATTACGAATTCCGCCTGGGGTGGAGCCACCATTGTTAGCAGTGGTTCTCCATTGCCTGTTCCCACCGTCGTCTCTCAGGTACAACGTTTCACCGCCACTCAATCGCAACTCAACCCCTCTGCCTTATACATTATTTGGGCAGGAGCGAATGATTACTTACAAGACCTAACCAAACCCGAACAGGCGATCGCCAATTTATCCAATGTGTTGCAGTCCCTCACGTCGAAGGGGGCAAAACACATTTTGGTGGCAAACTTGCCTGATCTGGGCAACCTTCCGGCAACTCGCAACACGACTAAAGCAGCAGCACTGACCAACTCGGCTCGCACTCACAATTCCAGTCTCCGTCGCTTATTAAAAGTGTTGGGTCAACAATCCAACGCAGAACTGCAATTGATTGAGTTGGATGTATATGCGCTTTATCAGGAGGCGATCGCCAATCCAGCACGATTTGGTTTCAAGAATGTCACTCAAAACTGCCTGGTCGATTTCGCAACCTGTAGTCAACCCGACCAGTTTTTGTTTTGGGATGGGATTCATCCCACAACTGCTACTCATCGGATCCTCGCGGATAGTGCCTTCGCTCAGCTAAGTCAGGCTAATTTGGTAGGAGCGATCGCCCAGTTAACAACTCAACCCCTCAAAGCAGCGGAAACCCTAACCGATTGA
- a CDS encoding protein adenylyltransferase SelO, whose product MPAANPFLALPYEPAFESLGEDYYDSVSAAEFPQHILRFRNNDLLPRIGLNPADVSDHHFIEAFGKFIGRMPLLAMRYHGYQFGEYNPYLGDGRGFLYGQVRGKDFELYDFGTKGSGTTPYSRGGDGRLTLKGGVREVLAAEMLHRLGVRTSRCLSLIETGEALWRGDEPSPTRSSVMVRFNRSHIRFGTFERLHTLQRPDLIQKLLDHVITYYYPHLHRERDRYARFYAELVQRVATLAAQWMSVGFCHAVLNTDNMSITGESFDYGPYAFIEKYDPKFTAAYFDYFGRYCYANQPLICKLNLELLQVPLATVIPTTDLEAGLAQFEEHYYTAYQQRMLHKLGFEQLPTPLADDLLKLTIQFLQTTQIGYHDFFLALRQQFSPQWREDANLIFAASVSPNADALASSFKQWRQIYQQALASLAEPEIAVVLQRLNQHNPSTILVRPEIEAIWEPITVDDDWEPFNALLKRIWESVID is encoded by the coding sequence ATGCCCGCTGCCAACCCGTTTCTTGCTCTACCGTACGAACCCGCCTTTGAATCTTTAGGAGAAGACTATTACGACTCTGTCTCTGCGGCAGAGTTTCCCCAACACATCCTGCGGTTTCGTAATAATGACTTGCTGCCCAGGATTGGACTCAATCCCGCCGATGTCAGTGACCACCATTTCATTGAGGCGTTTGGCAAATTTATCGGGCGGATGCCGCTGCTAGCCATGCGCTATCACGGCTATCAATTTGGGGAATACAACCCCTATCTCGGAGATGGCAGGGGTTTTTTGTATGGTCAGGTGCGGGGCAAAGATTTTGAATTGTATGACTTTGGTACAAAAGGATCGGGCACAACTCCCTACTCGCGGGGTGGCGATGGCAGGCTGACGCTAAAAGGGGGTGTACGTGAAGTATTGGCGGCAGAGATGTTACATCGATTGGGGGTACGCACCTCACGCTGCCTCAGCTTGATCGAGACAGGAGAGGCGTTGTGGCGAGGTGACGAACCGTCCCCCACTCGGTCATCGGTAATGGTGCGGTTTAACCGATCGCACATTCGCTTTGGCACCTTTGAGCGGTTACACACCCTGCAACGCCCAGATTTGATTCAAAAATTACTCGACCACGTTATCACTTACTACTATCCTCATCTACACCGAGAGCGCGATCGCTATGCTCGGTTTTATGCCGAGTTGGTGCAACGGGTCGCCACATTAGCCGCTCAGTGGATGTCGGTTGGGTTCTGTCATGCCGTGCTTAACACCGACAACATGTCGATCACAGGCGAGAGTTTTGATTACGGCCCCTACGCCTTTATTGAAAAGTATGATCCCAAGTTCACAGCGGCTTACTTTGATTACTTTGGGCGATATTGTTACGCCAATCAACCCCTCATTTGCAAACTCAATTTAGAGTTGCTACAGGTGCCCCTGGCGACGGTAATACCAACAACCGATCTAGAAGCGGGGTTAGCGCAATTTGAGGAGCATTACTACACCGCCTATCAACAACGGATGTTGCACAAATTGGGGTTTGAGCAACTGCCAACGCCACTGGCAGACGATCTGTTAAAACTCACAATTCAATTTCTACAAACCACTCAGATTGGCTATCATGACTTCTTTTTAGCACTCCGACAGCAGTTCTCACCGCAGTGGCGCGAAGATGCTAATTTGATTTTTGCTGCATCGGTATCTCCCAATGCAGATGCTCTGGCAAGCAGCTTTAAGCAATGGCGACAGATTTATCAACAAGCTCTTGCTAGCCTTGCTGAGCCCGAAATAGCGGTTGTGTTACAACGGCTCAATCAACATAATCCCAGTACTATTTTGGTGCGACCAGAAATTGAGGCGATCTGGGAACCCATTACAGTAGATGACGATTGGGAGCCGTTTAATGCCTTGTTAAAACGGATTTGGGAATCGGTTATCGATTAA
- a CDS encoding AI-2E family transporter yields the protein MTWWDSLNPSSRLLAIALAAPLTVLNAWALSKIFGYFQSLFIILLTSSLLAFLLNYPVRWFEKRGLKQGQAAVLVFLVAILLVSGLGVTLLPLVLTQAQQLIARLPEWLDSGRQQLLTLDDRVNAIGLPINLDGLAEQLNAQLIRELQLITRQALNLTLSLTVFTVVRTLDVLLTIVLTFYLVQNSPIIWRSLIQWLPTRLQIPFSQTLQSSFQNYFFGQVISATCMGLGLTSVFLLLKVPFGLLFGLTIGFMALVPFGGSVGIATVTLLVALQNFGLAFQVLAVALIVQQIVENFIAPRVLGTVTGLNPFWVFVSLLAGARVGGLLGIVVAVPIAVVIKEILIAVRSSHHGDSSSHPPLPPAIETVEKVDEKRLQSSGVSGQE from the coding sequence ATGACCTGGTGGGATAGTTTGAATCCCTCCTCACGGTTGCTGGCGATCGCTCTAGCTGCCCCCCTGACCGTCTTAAATGCGTGGGCTCTTTCTAAAATCTTCGGATATTTTCAATCTCTATTTATTATCCTGTTGACCTCCTCACTCCTGGCATTTTTGCTGAACTACCCAGTGAGATGGTTTGAAAAGCGAGGTCTAAAGCAAGGGCAAGCTGCTGTCCTGGTGTTTTTGGTGGCTATCTTGTTGGTGTCAGGGTTGGGAGTCACCCTACTGCCCCTGGTATTGACCCAGGCACAACAGTTAATTGCTCGCCTGCCGGAGTGGCTTGACTCTGGACGGCAGCAACTCTTGACCCTGGACGATCGAGTGAACGCGATCGGCTTGCCAATCAATCTAGACGGGTTAGCAGAGCAACTCAACGCCCAACTCATTCGTGAATTGCAACTAATCACACGGCAGGCACTCAATCTAACGTTGAGCTTGACTGTATTCACCGTTGTTAGAACGTTGGATGTGCTGTTGACTATTGTGCTCACGTTTTACCTGGTACAAAATAGCCCAATCATCTGGAGAAGCTTGATCCAGTGGTTGCCAACGCGATTACAAATTCCCTTTTCTCAAACGCTGCAATCCAGCTTCCAAAACTACTTCTTTGGGCAGGTCATCTCAGCTACCTGTATGGGTTTGGGGTTGACATCGGTATTCCTGTTACTGAAAGTTCCTTTTGGACTGTTGTTTGGGTTGACGATCGGCTTTATGGCGTTGGTGCCGTTTGGTGGCTCAGTAGGGATTGCAACGGTCACGCTGTTGGTGGCATTGCAAAACTTTGGTTTGGCATTTCAGGTGTTAGCCGTTGCCCTGATCGTGCAGCAAATTGTCGAAAACTTTATCGCTCCCAGAGTTTTGGGTACGGTGACGGGCTTAAATCCGTTCTGGGTGTTTGTGTCTTTGCTGGCAGGTGCACGAGTGGGCGGGTTGCTAGGCATCGTTGTCGCCGTTCCCATTGCAGTGGTCATCAAGGAAATATTGATCGCGGTGCGATCGTCCCACCATGGGGATAGCAGTTCTCATCCTCCCTTGCCCCCTGCGATCGAAACCGTTGAAAAGGTGGATGAAAAACGGTTGCAAAGCTCTGGTGTTAGCGGTCAAGAGTAA
- a CDS encoding RluA family pseudouridine synthase has translation MTDFVTLHPLTDFIDSETVADSNTIEYCYEGRCPQTGVVLSLPRTRLAEAIAHGLMQHLTDQRYFHQGKIEGKMYGVLLVETPVGMRVLKAFSGLLNGHAVVEGWVPPIPGRDRIAFAEALTLDQLETIKQTLITLQHLPEREQFERISYEFEQQLQQLKQCHQRSKLERQQQRQELLTRLTGDALKTALEGLDDRSRYEGIELRRLKQHRDMALQPLKQAIAQADARIQQLKQRRKELSRQLQTQMYETYRLTNFAGQSVSLHHLMPNGFLPTGTGDCCAPKLLHYAATHGLKPVAMAEFWWGPSSVAGDKMQGAFYGACAERCQPIMGFLLSGLPQQAAISTPEMDLIYEDEWLLAVNKPAGLLSVPGRYGDRQDSVVNRLQVQFPEQTLRAVHRLDQDTSGILLVARDLQTYRAMSQQFQQRQVQKVYEAVLTGRVTVEQGVIELPLWGNPDHRPYQTVDERGKLSITHFRVLTHEGELTRVELIPLTGRTHQLRVHAADVRGLGMPIRGDRLYGDAANTDRLYLHARELVFKHPHLQKTIHLKTQTPFFKDS, from the coding sequence ATGACGGACTTCGTGACACTGCATCCCTTAACCGATTTTATTGACTCTGAAACGGTTGCAGACTCGAACACAATTGAGTATTGTTACGAGGGGCGATGTCCACAAACGGGGGTTGTATTGTCCTTACCGCGAACCCGTCTGGCAGAGGCGATCGCTCATGGGTTAATGCAACACCTCACGGATCAACGCTACTTCCATCAGGGCAAGATAGAAGGTAAGATGTATGGGGTGTTACTGGTCGAAACACCTGTCGGAATGCGAGTTCTCAAGGCTTTCTCCGGGCTACTCAATGGTCATGCGGTTGTGGAGGGTTGGGTTCCACCGATTCCAGGGCGCGATCGCATCGCATTTGCAGAAGCTCTCACGCTAGATCAACTAGAGACGATTAAACAAACTCTGATCACTCTTCAACATCTTCCAGAACGAGAACAATTTGAGCGTATTTCTTACGAGTTTGAACAACAATTACAACAACTCAAACAGTGCCATCAACGTTCTAAGCTAGAGCGACAACAACAACGCCAAGAGCTTCTTACACGCCTGACTGGAGACGCCTTAAAGACCGCATTAGAAGGATTGGATGACCGTAGCCGTTATGAGGGGATCGAACTACGTCGCCTCAAACAGCACCGAGATATGGCACTGCAACCGTTAAAGCAGGCGATCGCCCAGGCAGACGCTCGAATACAACAACTCAAACAACGACGCAAAGAACTATCGCGACAACTGCAAACTCAGATGTATGAAACCTACCGACTGACCAACTTTGCAGGACAGTCTGTATCGCTGCATCACTTGATGCCCAACGGGTTTCTACCAACAGGAACGGGGGATTGCTGCGCCCCCAAACTCCTCCACTACGCTGCAACACATGGACTGAAACCTGTAGCAATGGCAGAGTTTTGGTGGGGACCCTCGTCTGTCGCTGGGGATAAAATGCAGGGAGCGTTTTATGGAGCCTGCGCTGAGCGGTGTCAACCGATTATGGGGTTTCTGTTGTCTGGATTGCCGCAACAGGCTGCCATTTCCACACCTGAGATGGATCTGATTTATGAGGATGAGTGGCTGCTGGCGGTTAATAAACCTGCCGGATTGCTCTCGGTTCCCGGTCGATATGGCGATCGCCAGGATAGCGTTGTCAACCGATTGCAGGTGCAGTTTCCGGAGCAGACGCTGAGAGCAGTCCATCGACTCGACCAGGATACTTCCGGAATTCTATTGGTGGCACGCGATTTGCAGACCTATCGAGCTATGAGCCAGCAATTTCAGCAACGCCAGGTGCAGAAGGTTTATGAAGCCGTTCTAACAGGCAGAGTGACGGTTGAACAGGGAGTCATCGAGCTACCACTGTGGGGCAATCCGGATCATCGTCCTTACCAAACCGTTGATGAACGGGGTAAACTCAGCATCACCCATTTTCGCGTGCTGACCCACGAGGGAGAGTTGACCCGTGTGGAATTGATACCCTTGACAGGACGGACTCATCAACTGCGAGTCCATGCAGCGGATGTTAGAGGTTTAGGTATGCCGATCAGGGGCGATCGCCTGTATGGAGATGCAGCCAATACAGATCGGTTATACCTTCATGCTAGAGAACTGGTCTTTAAACATCCACACTTGCAGAAGACGATTCATCTTAAAACCCAAACCCCTTTCTTTAAAGATTCCTAG